CTGAAAACGCTTCTTGAGATTGATCGTCGCCAGGTGAACATCGACATTACGCTCGCAGAGACCCTCGCAGAGAGCCGACACCACCTCACCCAGCCCGCCGCTTTTACTTGAGATATAGGATGCCAAGGGACCCATCTCCTCCGGAAGCCTGCCGCTTTCGGGAGCGACGATGAGAACCGCTGCCCGTTCCCTGCGTTTCAGCACTTCAAAACGCCTGATAGCCACCTCGAAGTCATCTATCTTTCTCGTCAGCACGTGGGCCGCCTGGGTAATGGAGCCCCCGTAAGGATTGAAGTAAGCGTGAACCGTATGATCGGCGCCTATCCGTTCGTGAAGAAAGTACACATGGTCCGACGTGGTAAGATGCCGCCACCGGGCAAGAAGCTCTCCCCCCGCCCGGCGGGCTTCCCCCTCGAGCATTTCAATGTTCCGGAACAGTTCGTACTGGGTCATTGTTCCCAGCCATCCGTGCGTGTCCCGGGTCGCGTCCGCCCATGAAGACGTGGAAAGCCCCGGAATATCGGCTCGCGGACAGTCGACACCCCGGAACCGATCGGCGATCCCGGTGGGCGTCGCCATTACAATGGACGGGTGAGCCGCCAGGGCCCGCGGCAGTTTTCTCCAGAAAGCGAAAATGCCTGTGTCCTCCCAGAGATGTTCCCCGATATGTTCGAAATCATAACCGAGCAGCACAGCGGGGCCGTCGATGCGGGCGATGGCGGCGGCGTAATCTTCCGGGGTAAGCAAACGGTGGGTAAACCTGAAGGCAACGTCGTCGCTCAGGTCCCTGTTTCTGGGCAGGACGACCAGGTCGTTACCTGCCGCCCGAAAAACGGAATCCATCGGAATTACCGGGCCGTCATCGATGTACATGTCGCCTCGCTGTTCACAGAGAATCGACCGGTATCCCATGTCAAAAACAGCGTCGGCAATATTGTTGTTGTACATGAGTTCCGTGTTTCGGAAGGAGGTTGGCGTGATGCCGAAATATTCTTTCATGATATCGCGGTGAAGCGATACCTGGTCCCTGAATTCCTGTTTCCCGGGATCTTCAAAGAGCGACGTGAGAGAATGGTAGTAGGTTTCATCCAAAAACTCCACCCGTTCCCCCTCCCCGACGTCGTAGAGGCGTTGAAGAGCCCTGATGACATCGGGAGCATAGAGTTCGGCCTGTTCAAGAAAAGTCCCGCTCATACCGAAGGTGACCTTGAAGCTCTTCTCCGTAGCCGTAATGTCCTCGAAAAGAGACAGGGCCGGAAGGTAGCACTTGGCGGTCACCTTGCGAAACACATCCCGGTTCATTTCCTCCCAGAGAAATTTATCCCGTTCAGGATGGAGCCTGAAGGGTTGATGAAGCTGAAAATATATGGTTACGAGGGGCATGCTGATTCGTCCTTCGGCGCGTTGTTTATCGTAACCGACCTCTGGATGGTGCGCAGGACACGTTCAGGCCCAGTGGACCAGACCCGTTTCCTGGTAAGAGAACAGGTCGGGGTGAACCGGAATGATCCTGATACCGTACACGAAGGTTCCCGCCTTTTCCGCCCGGTATTCTCCCGCGAATACAAGCGTTCCTTCCGCTTCATCCGCGTCCGTCTTCGTCATGACCACCACGTCCTGCCGGGTAAGGACGTCCTGTTCCCGTGCTTCCATAATAACCAGTTCAACCCGGACTTCCTCCTCCGACAGCTTGCCCGGGGAAACTCCCGCCTCGACCCGGAAGGTCTCCCCCACGTTCAGGCGGTCTCCCGTGAATCCGCTCACCTTATACCACCTGATATGGTCCCGGGAAAACCGGAAGGGGATCTTCTGCTTCCAGTCAGCCAGGGCCCGTGCCTTTTCATATCCTTTCGCTTCCAGGAGTTCCGCCCGCCGGGCCGCCGGCAGGTACATCTCTTCACAGTACTGCTTGATCATGCGGTGGGTATTAAAGTGCGGAACGACGCTCCGGATGGATCCTTTCATCATGGCGATCCACCGTTCCGGCAGCCCGCTGCCGTTTTTTTCAAAATAGGTCGGAATAACCGATGATTCAAGAATGTCATAGAATGAGTCACTGTCTGCCATATTCTGTGTGTCGACATTGCTGAACTCCCTGCCGCCACCGAAGGACCACCCGTTATCGCCCGCATACGCTTCATCCCACCAGCCGTCCAGAATACTGAGATTGAGCCCTCCGTTGACGACGACTTTCATACCGCTCGTTCCGCTTGCCTCGCGGGGCCGAAGAGGGTTATTGAGCCACAGGTCGACGCCCTGCACGAGCTGTCGAGCCGTTCCCACATTATAGTTTTCAATGAAGTGTACCTTGTCCACAAATCGCTCGTCCCATGTATAGGTGTAGAGCTGCTTGAGAAGGGCCCTGCCGGCCTCGTCACTTGGGTGAGCCTTGCCGGTGAAGACAAAATGAACAGGTCCGGGGGCATTATTCAGGATACGCAACAGGCGTTCACCATCCTCGAAAATCATGAGAGCCCGTTTGTAGGCGGCAAACCGCCGGGCAAATCCTATGATAAGGGCATCCGGGTCAAGGCTTTCCGTTTTCCGCCGGACAAGGGCCCGGTGGATTCCCTGCCGCTCGCCGTAGCGGGAACATTCATGCTTCAGAAAATCGACCATCTTCTTTTTCAGGTCGCCGTGGATCTGCCACAGCACTTTGTCGGGTATCTCATCGGTCCGGTCCCACCCCAGCTTCTCAAAATCCTTGGAAAGCCAGTCGATACCGAGATAGCGCTCGTAACATTCTTTCATCTCGGGTGCTACCCAGCTCTGCATGTGTACCCCGTTGGTGATGGCCTTGATGGGTATTTCGTCCTCGTCGAAGCCTGACCAGACCTTTTTCCACATTTTCCGTGCCACCCGACAGTGAAGCCGACTTACCGCGTTGGACGCGCAGGAAAGATTGAAGGCCAGTACGGGCATCATGAATGGTTTCCCGGGACCGGGTTCGTCACGGCCGAGCTGCCAGAAAGTATCCCAAGAGATGTCCATTTCCTCGATATAATCAGCAAAATAGCTCTTCATGAGCGGCTCTTCAAAGCGCTCATTGGCCGCTTCGACGGGGCTGTGGGTGGTGAATACGGAACTTGCCCGCACCACTTCCTTCGCTTCGTGAAAGGTCAGATTCCGTTTTTCAATGAGTCTCCGGATTCGTTCGAGAAGAAGAAAGGCGCTGTGCCCTTCGTTGAGGTGGAACACCGATGGCCGGATTCCCAGTTTTTCAAGAAGTCGGACTCCCCCGATTCCCAGCATGATTTCTTGCTCGATGCGAAGCCGCTGGTCGGCACTGTAAAGCCGGGACGTAATGGTCATGTCCTGGCTGTTGTTGTCGGGAATGGCCGTGTCAAGCAGATAGAGTCGTATCGAACCCACCGTAATCTGCCAGGCTTGAGCATAGAGTTTCCGTCCCGGAAGGTCGACGTCGATCTTGACGGGATCGCCGCTTCGTCCGCCGTTCAGACAGATTCGAAGAGGCATCCGCGAAAAGTCATTTTCAGGGTAGAGGGCAACCTGGTTGCCCTCCCTGTCAAGAGTCTGGGAAAAATAGCCGTGTTTGTAGAGAAGGCCCACGCCGACCAGGGGGAACTTCAAGTTGTCCGCCGATTTCAAGTGGTCACCGGACAGGATTCCCAAACCTCCGGAGTATATGGGCAGACTTTCATGGAGGCCGTACTCGGTAGAAAAATAGGCCACGGGATTTCGCGCCGTCAAGAAGGGTTCGTCTCCCATAAAGGATTCCGAATCGGCATGGACCTCGTCGAGAAGACTCGATACCCGTCGATAGTGGCGGAGATACGACTCGTTTTCCGCCATTTCCCGGAGACGGCTTTCACCCACCCGTTCAAGCATTTCCACGGGGTTGCGCGACAGTTCGGCCCAGAGCTGGGGGTCGAGTCGGGCAAATATATCCTCGATTTCCGGAGTCCAGGTCCAGGTGAGGTCATAGGCGATGTCCCGGAGGTGCTGAATGGGTTCGGGCAATGGCGCGGCAACGCTGAAACTTCGATAACGGGGCTGCAGTGAATCTGTGCCCGGGTAGGTAATTTCCCGCCCCGAATCGCTTGTATCCAGCCCGTGAATCCGCTTGACCGCCGTTCTGACCGCTTCAACGTAGGCTTCATCGTAGAAGGAATACAGGGATCTCCAGTCCGCCCGGCCGGCGACGGAACGGGCCCGGTTACGCTGTCGGTGACGCTCGTCGGGAGACCAGGACAGCGCGGTGGAACATACCTGCGCAAGCGACGCGACAATCTCGTCACGGGTGTGCTCCCGACTGTCAAGAACAATGACGCCTTTGCCGGCATCATCGATGTTCTTCCGAACCCAGAGACCGAATCCGGAACGATCGGTGGTCACCGTGGGGAGACAATAGGCGGCACTTTCCGCGGGCGTGTATCCCCAGGACTCGTAGAGGGAGGGGAACACGCCCAGGTCGCAGGCCTTGAGTATGTCGTCATAGGCACTATTCAAAAGTCCGTCGTAGCCGTCGAGATAAGCGGGCATAAAGATTATATTCACCCGATCGTCGGGACTGTTAAGCAGGTTGAGCGCCTCACACCTGATCCAGATCGGGTCATTCTGGGGATCGCTCAAGTGGTGGGTACAGATACGGTTTATGCCTGAGCGGGCGGCACTCTCTGCCCCGTCGATGATTCGCCGGACCTGGCTCGACACACCCTGGTGGCTGCTGATCATTGCCAGGAAGGCTACGACGTTTCGAGCCTCCGGATCCTCCCGCAGAGCGTCGTTCAGGGACTTCAACGATTCGAGAACGAGGCCCAGCCCCTTGCGTTCATAGTTATAACGGCCTGAAACGAGAAGCAGAAATGCCTCATCGGGTCGAAGCTCTTTTTGAAGAAACTTTGAGGCAAACTGAAAAAACCTGTCGCGACAGGTTTCCCTTCGTTCCACGTCATCGAGACAGTCAGGAATACTGTCCAGG
This window of the Syntrophales bacterium genome carries:
- the glgP gene encoding alpha-glucan family phosphorylase, with the protein product MKIGKTQDRAPGDNPMTRCLFEVSWEVCNKAGNIYRVLKTKTVPALESFGDGYILIGPDRGTNPDFEETDEKLWDHVRYDAASRNLSCRCGRWKKVPGSPRVILVAYNETYDVDKLLFGLWQKFGVNSMMGGWDYKEPVLFGTAAGAMIQILHERLLGHYEQFIAHFHGWTSGAGILYLNEHVPEIATVFTLHSTVVGEALADSGEAPARIMATVSAGDMASKAHVSAEYSIEAVASGQADCLTAVSDVVAEEAVYSLGRTPRIILPNGLDLDSIPDCLDDVERRETCRDRFFQFASKFLQKELRPDEAFLLLVSGRYNYERKGLGLVLESLKSLNDALREDPEARNVVAFLAMISSHQGVSSQVRRIIDGAESAARSGINRICTHHLSDPQNDPIWIRCEALNLLNSPDDRVNIIFMPAYLDGYDGLLNSAYDDILKACDLGVFPSLYESWGYTPAESAAYCLPTVTTDRSGFGLWVRKNIDDAGKGVIVLDSREHTRDEIVASLAQVCSTALSWSPDERHRQRNRARSVAGRADWRSLYSFYDEAYVEAVRTAVKRIHGLDTSDSGREITYPGTDSLQPRYRSFSVAAPLPEPIQHLRDIAYDLTWTWTPEIEDIFARLDPQLWAELSRNPVEMLERVGESRLREMAENESYLRHYRRVSSLLDEVHADSESFMGDEPFLTARNPVAYFSTEYGLHESLPIYSGGLGILSGDHLKSADNLKFPLVGVGLLYKHGYFSQTLDREGNQVALYPENDFSRMPLRICLNGGRSGDPVKIDVDLPGRKLYAQAWQITVGSIRLYLLDTAIPDNNSQDMTITSRLYSADQRLRIEQEIMLGIGGVRLLEKLGIRPSVFHLNEGHSAFLLLERIRRLIEKRNLTFHEAKEVVRASSVFTTHSPVEAANERFEEPLMKSYFADYIEEMDISWDTFWQLGRDEPGPGKPFMMPVLAFNLSCASNAVSRLHCRVARKMWKKVWSGFDEDEIPIKAITNGVHMQSWVAPEMKECYERYLGIDWLSKDFEKLGWDRTDEIPDKVLWQIHGDLKKKMVDFLKHECSRYGERQGIHRALVRRKTESLDPDALIIGFARRFAAYKRALMIFEDGERLLRILNNAPGPVHFVFTGKAHPSDEAGRALLKQLYTYTWDERFVDKVHFIENYNVGTARQLVQGVDLWLNNPLRPREASGTSGMKVVVNGGLNLSILDGWWDEAYAGDNGWSFGGGREFSNVDTQNMADSDSFYDILESSVIPTYFEKNGSGLPERWIAMMKGSIRSVVPHFNTHRMIKQYCEEMYLPAARRAELLEAKGYEKARALADWKQKIPFRFSRDHIRWYKVSGFTGDRLNVGETFRVEAGVSPGKLSEEEVRVELVIMEAREQDVLTRQDVVVMTKTDADEAEGTLVFAGEYRAEKAGTFVYGIRIIPVHPDLFSYQETGLVHWA
- a CDS encoding glycogen/starch synthase, which translates into the protein MPLVTIYFQLHQPFRLHPERDKFLWEEMNRDVFRKVTAKCYLPALSLFEDITATEKSFKVTFGMSGTFLEQAELYAPDVIRALQRLYDVGEGERVEFLDETYYHSLTSLFEDPGKQEFRDQVSLHRDIMKEYFGITPTSFRNTELMYNNNIADAVFDMGYRSILCEQRGDMYIDDGPVIPMDSVFRAAGNDLVVLPRNRDLSDDVAFRFTHRLLTPEDYAAAIARIDGPAVLLGYDFEHIGEHLWEDTGIFAFWRKLPRALAAHPSIVMATPTGIADRFRGVDCPRADIPGLSTSSWADATRDTHGWLGTMTQYELFRNIEMLEGEARRAGGELLARWRHLTTSDHVYFLHERIGADHTVHAYFNPYGGSITQAAHVLTRKIDDFEVAIRRFEVLKRRERAAVLIVAPESGRLPEEMGPLASYISSKSGGLGEVVSALCEGLCERNVDVHLATINLKKRFQQESGINEETWRKIRYHQEHDRIHLVSSAVFADLPGAYAGDPALNAAEFQRGIIHHIVKEVLGKSRGRLIVHSHDWMAGGTLSAYLKSRGIPLLHTVHNSFTGHIPLGMFTGININELSPFFYYSEDHGRRSVDAQATAIKNATMINFVGQRFLEEMVYDYFIDRPIIPPSVRDEVKAKYNVGAAVSIMNAPSRTMYPEQCPHLVRTYGPDSDVLSAKRKNLLEFQKRSGLNLNPEAILFFWPSRLDSQQKGVTILEEILLRFVIDNGDAQVAIVASGVGGDRYHEETLGRIAWVSGGKISFHQYREDLSMLGFAAANDVFGVSLYEPCGQIDQVGNLFGATATNRDTGGYHDKIRELRLKIDGSPQDVGNGFLFRDYDPGGLLFGLEKSLHFHRKPAVEREPQIRRIMREARENYDLGNMVAKYIRVYERLNGDRPLV